The nucleotide sequence CAACCGTCCCGACGCCGTGAAGCAGCGCGAGCTACAGGAGCGCCGCGAGAACAGCAAGCCCCGCGGCTACCGCCCCGAGCGTAGCAACGGCCGCTCCGGTGGTGGGCGCCCCGGAGGCGACAAAGGCAAGCGTCGGCGGTAGGTAATCCATTGAAATGAAGTGGACCTCTTTGAGGTCCTCCCACGCAAAAAGCCCCTGACGTCGGGGGCTTTTTGCGTGAGAAGGGCCAGTAGACTTATTCGAATTGGTAAGGGTACGTTACCTCCATTGCCTTGCTGCTGCCGTTACGACTACAAGGGGAAAACTTAGGTATGCCAGTTACGGCTTCTAATAAGGCTGTGTCGTAAGCCGGGCTTAGGCCGTCGCCGGGCTTCACTTGAGCACCGCTAACTTCGCCGGACGCAAGCACAGTGAAGGTTACCTGTACGGCTCCCCGTTGCCGAGGCCCTTTCGGCTTTTTCAGTCTTTTGTTTATGTAAGATTGAAAGGCGAATTGTCCGCCAGGGAATGATGGGAGACATACTACGGTCATAGTCTTGCCTTCGGGTGTCGTTAGCACTACGCTAGTAGCAGTGTCCTTCCTAGCTGGAGCTGAGGCAGTCGGCCTGACAGGTTTGGTTATGGCATCAGGTGGCCGGGCATCCCAGCGGTTGTAGGAAGTTTGCGCCGAGGCAACTCCCGATAACAGAAGAACAGCGCATCCGATGGGCCATAAACGTATTGCTGATAACATATGAAAGGCAGTTAGAAAGCAGCTTACCGCCTAACGATTACGTTAGTTGTTCAAGTATGCCGATGCTACACTGCCGTTAGAAGTGGCCCAGCAAACGACCTACTGATTCCTCCGTACCTTTCCACCTGAACCGTACCCGCTCTTCCGTGGACCTTTCTTTCTTTACCGATAAACTTACGGCTGGTTTAGCCGGCCTGCACTACGGCGACCAGCCAACGGCGCTCTACGAGCCTATTCGCTACATCATGGCCTTGGGTGGCAAGCGCATCCGGCCGCTGCTCACGCTGCTTGGCGCCCACGTCTTCACCGACGACCTGGATTCCGTAGTGAAACCCGCGTTAGGAGTGGAGGTCTTCCACAACTTCACGCTGCTCCACGACGACATCATGGACCAAGCTCCGCTACGCCGCGGCCAGCCTACGGTGCACGAAAAATGGAACGCCAACGTGGCCATCCTGAGCGGCGACGTAATGCTGGTTCGGGCCTATGAGCTCTTCTTTGACGTACGGCCCGACCTGCTACCCACCGTGCTTCGGCGCTTCAGCCAAACCGCCGCTGAGGTGTGCGAAGGCCAGCAGTGGGACATGAATTTCGAAACCGAAACCGAAGTCAGCATCGGGCAATACCTGGATATGATACGGCTGAAGACGGCCGTGCTCCTAGGCTTCGCACTGGAGCTAGGAGCCCTGCTCGGCGGAGCCAGCGCTACCGCTGCCGACCACCTACGCCAGTTCGGAGTAGGCATCGGCTTGGCTTTCCAGCTCCGCGACGACCTGCTCGACGTATACGGCGACGCGGCCACGTTCGGCAAACGCGTCGGCGGTGATATTGTCTCCGATAAAAAGACGTTTCTGCTGCTTACGGCCCAAGCCCAAGCCAGTGCTACGCAGCAAGCCGTATTGGCCCGGCATATCGGCCAGCCTGTGCTGAGTGCCGAAGTAAAGGTGCACGCCGTCCGGAGCGTCTACAATGAGCTCGAAATTCGCTCTCAGACCGAAGCTCTCATCAACGACTACTTCCAGGACGCTCTGCAACATTTGGAGCGCGTAGAAGCGCCCGAAACGCGTAAAGCTCCTTTGCTGCAGCTTGCGTTGCAGCTCATGGACAGGGAGCAGTAAAGAGTACTGGCTTCCGGGCCTTTGACCTCGCTTTTCAAACACAAGGAATCAGTATAGCACGGGGCTGCATAGCAACTGCAGGCTAGCGGGCATTCATTAGATACAGCCCGTCCTGCCTGATACCGCTACGTAACGTACTGACGTGTCCGTGTCCTCGTTGGCCAGCCACCAACCTGCCTCTACCAGTTGGTGGTTGTTAGATGTTGGGCAGGTAGGGTAAAGCAACGCCTTACAACCTACCGCTCGGTTAGGCCCGCGCATCTACATTTCAAGTTTTTATATCCATGACGTTCCTCAATCCTGCCCTACTTCTGATAGCTCTGACGGCTGGCATTTCCATGTATGCCTGGTCCAACCGAGAACTGATGGAGAAGTGGATATTCAGCCCGTACCAAGTGTCGCAGCGGGGGGAATGGTACCGATTTCTTACCTCTGGCTTCCTGCACGCCGACTTCGTACACTTGGCGTTCAACCTGTTTGCTTTCTACTCGTTCAGCCCGGCTGTGCTGTCCGAATTTGTAGGAACCTACGGGCTGAACACTGGCATTGCCTGCTTCTTGCTCCTCTACATCGGCGGCATCATCGTGTCGGATATTCCCACCTATTTCCGCCACCGCCACGACCCCGCGTACCGAAGCCTCGGGGCATCGGGCGGTGTTTCATCGGTGCTGTTTGCCAGTATCTTGTTCTATCCAGTGGCGCCGGACGGCGGGGGTATTATCATCTTCCCACTGCCTATTTCCATTCAACCCTTCGTATTCGGGTTCCTGTATTTGGGGTACTCCTACTACCAGGGCCGCCGTAGAGGGGACAATATCAACCACGATGCCCACTTCTATGGTGCATTGTTCGGG is from Hymenobacter tibetensis and encodes:
- a CDS encoding energy transducer TonB family protein — translated: MLSAIRLWPIGCAVLLLSGVASAQTSYNRWDARPPDAITKPVRPTASAPARKDTATSVVLTTPEGKTMTVVCLPSFPGGQFAFQSYINKRLKKPKGPRQRGAVQVTFTVLASGEVSGAQVKPGDGLSPAYDTALLEAVTGIPKFSPCSRNGSSKAMEVTYPYQFE
- a CDS encoding polyprenyl synthetase family protein, with the protein product MDLSFFTDKLTAGLAGLHYGDQPTALYEPIRYIMALGGKRIRPLLTLLGAHVFTDDLDSVVKPALGVEVFHNFTLLHDDIMDQAPLRRGQPTVHEKWNANVAILSGDVMLVRAYELFFDVRPDLLPTVLRRFSQTAAEVCEGQQWDMNFETETEVSIGQYLDMIRLKTAVLLGFALELGALLGGASATAADHLRQFGVGIGLAFQLRDDLLDVYGDAATFGKRVGGDIVSDKKTFLLLTAQAQASATQQAVLARHIGQPVLSAEVKVHAVRSVYNELEIRSQTEALINDYFQDALQHLERVEAPETRKAPLLQLALQLMDREQ
- a CDS encoding rhomboid family intramembrane serine protease; translation: MTFLNPALLLIALTAGISMYAWSNRELMEKWIFSPYQVSQRGEWYRFLTSGFLHADFVHLAFNLFAFYSFSPAVLSEFVGTYGLNTGIACFLLLYIGGIIVSDIPTYFRHRHDPAYRSLGASGGVSSVLFASILFYPVAPDGGGIIIFPLPISIQPFVFGFLYLGYSYYQGRRRGDNINHDAHFYGALFGAILGLVLVPQSGLAFLQQVRVYLGNLL